Proteins from a single region of Bdellovibrio bacteriovorus HD100:
- the trhA gene encoding PAQR family membrane homeostasis protein TrhA: MYHGERFNSITHLVGAALSVAGTSVLITLATVTGDIWKIVATSVYGGMLVLLYTISTLYHSFQGRSKQIFQKLDHIAIYLLIAGTYTPFTLITLRGPWGWWLFGINWTLALVGITYELTLSHRTRVPSMIIYVLMGWLVVVAMKPLTAALPSAGIFWLALGGLLYTGGIGFFLYDEKVKHFHGIWHLFVLGGSACQYFCILFYLI; encoded by the coding sequence ATCTACCACGGCGAACGCTTTAACAGCATCACTCACTTGGTTGGCGCCGCGCTTTCGGTGGCTGGCACTTCCGTGCTGATCACCCTGGCCACGGTCACCGGAGACATCTGGAAGATCGTCGCCACCAGCGTTTATGGCGGCATGCTGGTTTTGCTCTACACCATCTCGACCCTGTATCACAGCTTTCAGGGACGCTCGAAACAGATCTTTCAAAAACTGGATCACATCGCCATCTATCTTTTGATCGCCGGCACTTACACTCCCTTCACTCTGATCACTTTGCGTGGTCCGTGGGGTTGGTGGCTGTTTGGTATCAACTGGACGCTGGCACTTGTGGGAATCACCTACGAACTGACGTTGTCACATCGCACGCGTGTGCCTTCGATGATTATTTATGTTCTGATGGGATGGCTGGTCGTGGTCGCGATGAAACCACTGACGGCGGCATTGCCATCAGCCGGGATTTTCTGGTTGGCGTTGGGTGGACTGCTGTACACTGGCGGCATCGGATTCTTTTTGTATGATGAAAAGGTCAAACACTTCCATGGTATTTGGCATCTGTTCGTTCTGGGTGGAAGTGCGTGTCAGTACTTCTGCATTCTCTTCTATCTGATTTAA
- a CDS encoding TCR/Tet family MFS transporter: protein MTKKTAGIWFIFITVTLDMIGLGLVIPSLPDIMRRFVSSETSVTEYFGYFISIYALMQFLASPLLGALSDRFGRRSVLLISLLVAGFDYILMAYAPTLEILFAGRIIAGLTGANITVAMAYIADVSNDENRSANFGMVGAAFGLGFIIGPAIGGLLGHLGPEYPFLVAAALNLLNFFFGLFILPESLPKNLRRKIDLRRTNPLYSLLGVLRSKHLLALLLVYFFFQLAGQTHPSIWTLYTETRYGWTTAQVGLSLAVVGLLSALAQGWLTRLVIPKFGEHRTVVIGAFGYAVSFIFYGMATEGWMMYAILILSAVFWTSPPALQSLISHKTPPQEQGELQGSLVSLSSLAAIITPLVTTKLFAHFSSGNPGTLYLPGAPYYFGALICFVSWAIMYRRKA, encoded by the coding sequence ATGACAAAGAAAACTGCAGGCATTTGGTTTATTTTTATCACCGTGACTTTGGACATGATCGGACTGGGCTTGGTGATCCCGTCGCTTCCGGATATCATGCGTCGTTTTGTTTCCAGTGAAACCTCGGTCACTGAATACTTCGGCTATTTCATTTCAATCTATGCGCTGATGCAATTTTTGGCGTCACCGCTTTTGGGGGCCCTGTCAGACCGCTTTGGTCGCCGTTCGGTCCTTTTGATTTCACTATTGGTGGCGGGCTTTGACTATATCCTGATGGCCTATGCCCCCACTCTTGAAATTCTTTTTGCCGGACGAATCATCGCCGGTTTGACCGGAGCCAACATCACCGTGGCGATGGCCTATATTGCCGACGTCAGCAACGATGAAAACCGCTCTGCCAACTTCGGCATGGTCGGTGCCGCCTTCGGCCTGGGCTTTATCATTGGACCGGCTATCGGGGGACTGCTGGGGCACTTGGGACCAGAATATCCGTTCCTGGTGGCAGCAGCCCTGAACCTGCTTAATTTCTTCTTTGGATTGTTCATTCTGCCGGAATCGCTGCCGAAAAACCTGCGACGTAAAATCGACTTGCGCCGCACGAACCCGCTTTATTCCCTGCTGGGGGTTTTGCGTTCTAAACATCTGCTGGCTCTTTTGCTGGTTTACTTCTTCTTCCAGCTGGCAGGTCAAACGCACCCATCCATCTGGACACTTTACACGGAAACACGCTACGGATGGACCACAGCGCAGGTTGGTTTGTCTTTGGCGGTGGTCGGACTGCTGTCGGCCCTAGCCCAGGGCTGGCTGACTCGACTGGTGATTCCAAAATTTGGTGAACATCGCACCGTGGTGATCGGGGCCTTTGGTTATGCCGTTTCCTTTATCTTCTACGGTATGGCCACCGAAGGCTGGATGATGTATGCGATTCTGATTCTGTCAGCGGTGTTCTGGACTTCACCTCCGGCGCTGCAATCACTGATCAGTCACAAAACGCCGCCGCAGGAGCAAGGCGAACTGCAGGGTTCGTTGGTCAGTCTGTCCAGCCTGGCCGCAATCATCACACCGCTGGTAACAACCAAACTGTTCGCACATTTCTCTTCAGGTAATCCGGGAACTCTCTACCTCCCGGGGGCACCGTATTACTTCGGTGCGCTGATTTGCTTTGTATCATGGGCCATCATGTACCGCCGCAAAGCCTAA
- a CDS encoding monovalent cation:proton antiporter-2 (CPA2) family protein: MILHEQLLQILAFLGFSVVLVSLFQKLGLGTILGYLAAGILIGPLGWGLISDFHFVQTIAEFGVVFLLFIIGLELQPKKLWGLRKTLLGFGGLQILVCTVVFTLAGHQLGISWASAAVVGFALSLSSTAFALQSLSERKVLNTEFGRASFAILLMQDVVAIPALAVIPSLGLVTASTREVNWGGALAIFIGLALGSRLLMGRFLQVVAETRSRELFTGVTLLTVIGVAFLMESVGLSMALGAFLAGVLLSESEYRHELEADLEPFKGLLMGLFFVSVGMSVKLSLLVENPGLILGITVGYMVLKGFLIYGVGRVMKLHRPASNNLAVYLVQGGEFAFVIFGVGQSAQVLSPEWTQRFTLVVTLSMIASPIIIVLNEKIQAMIACKRPGAGPQYDQIDEADNGNAVIIAGFGRVGQIFGRILRTQDVKFTAIEHDTEQIDLLRRFGNKVYYGDASRPEILEAAGIKNAKYFVLAVDDVETSNNIARILHEDYPHVKVFARSRNRQHTFDLMAAGVTQVRRETIDSSIALSEQLLVEMGTPAKRAHEIIERFRLHDELMLQEQFKVRHDQKTFIDVSRQAAQQLAQVLKEDAEKTYIDPQHPPEASK; the protein is encoded by the coding sequence ATGATTTTACATGAGCAACTGTTGCAGATTCTCGCGTTCCTGGGTTTTTCCGTCGTTCTGGTTTCATTGTTTCAAAAGCTGGGCTTGGGAACTATTCTGGGTTACCTGGCTGCCGGTATTTTGATTGGGCCTCTGGGCTGGGGATTGATTTCAGACTTTCATTTTGTGCAAACCATTGCCGAATTTGGCGTGGTCTTTCTGCTCTTTATTATTGGTCTTGAGCTGCAACCCAAAAAGCTGTGGGGCTTGCGAAAAACTCTGTTGGGTTTTGGCGGCTTGCAGATCCTGGTTTGTACCGTGGTTTTCACTTTAGCGGGACATCAGCTGGGAATTTCCTGGGCCAGTGCTGCGGTGGTGGGGTTTGCTCTTTCACTGTCTTCAACCGCGTTTGCTCTGCAAAGTCTGTCTGAAAGAAAAGTTCTGAACACGGAATTTGGCCGGGCCTCTTTTGCGATCCTTTTAATGCAGGACGTGGTGGCCATCCCGGCGTTGGCGGTGATTCCAAGTCTGGGGCTGGTGACAGCCAGCACCCGCGAAGTGAACTGGGGCGGGGCTTTGGCGATCTTTATCGGACTGGCTTTGGGCAGCCGTCTGCTGATGGGAAGATTTCTGCAGGTGGTGGCTGAGACCCGCAGCCGTGAGCTTTTCACGGGTGTCACTTTACTGACCGTGATCGGGGTGGCTTTCCTGATGGAAAGTGTGGGCTTGTCTATGGCGCTTGGGGCGTTCCTGGCTGGGGTGCTGCTTTCAGAATCAGAATACCGTCATGAGCTGGAAGCCGACCTTGAACCTTTCAAGGGTTTACTGATGGGTCTGTTCTTTGTCTCCGTCGGTATGTCCGTCAAGCTGTCTTTACTGGTTGAAAATCCCGGCCTGATTCTGGGGATCACCGTGGGTTACATGGTTCTGAAAGGGTTCCTGATTTACGGCGTCGGCCGTGTGATGAAGCTGCACCGTCCGGCCTCCAATAATCTGGCTGTGTATCTGGTGCAGGGCGGGGAGTTCGCTTTCGTGATCTTTGGCGTGGGGCAAAGTGCGCAAGTGCTTTCACCGGAATGGACTCAAAGATTCACTTTGGTGGTGACGCTTTCCATGATCGCAAGCCCCATCATCATCGTCCTAAATGAAAAGATTCAGGCCATGATCGCCTGCAAACGTCCTGGCGCAGGACCGCAGTATGATCAGATCGACGAAGCTGACAACGGGAACGCGGTGATCATTGCCGGCTTCGGCCGGGTCGGTCAGATCTTTGGCCGTATTCTGCGCACCCAAGATGTAAAATTCACCGCGATTGAACATGACACTGAACAGATCGACCTGCTTCGTCGTTTTGGCAATAAGGTCTATTATGGCGATGCCTCACGACCGGAAATTCTTGAGGCGGCGGGCATCAAAAATGCCAAGTACTTTGTGCTGGCCGTGGATGATGTCGAGACCTCCAACAATATCGCCCGGATTCTGCACGAAGATTATCCGCATGTGAAGGTCTTTGCCCGTTCCCGAAACCGTCAGCACACGTTTGACCTGATGGCGGCCGGGGTCACCCAGGTCCGCCGTGAAACGATAGATTCCAGTATTGCCCTTTCCGAGCAGCTGCTGGTAGAGATGGGCACACCGGCCAAACGCGCCCATGAGATCATTGAACGCTTCCGTCTGCATGATGAACTGATGCTGCAGGAGCAGTTCAAAGTCCGTCACGATCAAAAGACCTTTATCGACGTTTCCCGCCAGGCCGCCCAGCAGCTGGCACAGGTCCTTAAAGAGGACGCCGAAAAGACTTATATTGATCCCCAGCACCCGCCAGAGGCTTCTAAATAA
- a CDS encoding DUF2914 domain-containing protein has protein sequence MTQLKERLLKYYEENEIKVDIAFFLGGFFFDILTLSAIDDLWGISQQIIYLLILGSVLYYDFLFTHGLFQPSRRLEKIWNYRQLIVHFLLGSLLSVYSLFFLKSASLFSSVIFVALLMGLMVANELKRVQRSEINIKIGLYVICVFSFFSMTIPVILGFVGLFPFLLSIAFTGVAIYGAFLLLKRKIQDQRTLQKSLLLPGATILVLFLAFYLVGWIPPVPLSIQNMGIYHSVEKSEGKYILSHEQASWQFWRRGDQEFYAEPGDTVYFFAEIFSPARFSDSVILHWYFKDPVRGWQTTDKIPMSITGGRKNGYRGFASKQNYSAGDWRISVETTDGREIGRIYFKVIKLESNNPERVFYKDIY, from the coding sequence ATGACCCAACTTAAAGAGCGTTTGCTAAAATACTATGAAGAAAACGAAATCAAAGTCGATATCGCCTTTTTTCTGGGCGGCTTCTTCTTTGATATTCTGACCCTTTCGGCCATTGATGACCTCTGGGGTATTTCCCAACAGATCATCTATCTGCTGATTTTGGGCTCGGTGCTATATTATGACTTTCTGTTCACTCACGGCCTTTTCCAGCCGTCCCGTCGCCTGGAAAAAATCTGGAATTACCGGCAGCTGATCGTGCACTTCCTGCTGGGAAGCCTGCTCAGCGTGTATTCGCTGTTCTTCCTAAAAAGTGCGTCGCTGTTTTCTTCGGTGATCTTTGTCGCCCTTCTGATGGGCTTGATGGTGGCTAACGAATTGAAAAGGGTTCAGCGCAGCGAGATCAACATCAAAATCGGCCTGTATGTGATCTGCGTATTTTCGTTCTTTTCCATGACCATTCCGGTGATCCTGGGCTTTGTCGGCCTGTTCCCGTTCCTGCTGTCGATTGCCTTTACCGGTGTGGCGATCTATGGGGCCTTCCTGCTGCTGAAAAGAAAAATTCAGGATCAGCGCACCCTGCAAAAGTCCCTGCTGCTTCCCGGAGCCACGATCCTGGTTCTGTTTCTGGCATTCTATCTTGTTGGCTGGATTCCGCCGGTGCCCCTGTCGATCCAAAACATGGGTATCTATCACAGCGTGGAAAAATCCGAGGGCAAATACATCTTGTCCCACGAACAGGCTTCGTGGCAATTCTGGCGCCGCGGGGATCAGGAGTTCTATGCGGAACCCGGCGACACTGTTTATTTCTTTGCCGAGATCTTTTCCCCGGCAAGATTCAGTGATTCCGTGATTCTGCACTGGTACTTCAAGGACCCGGTCCGGGGCTGGCAAACCACCGACAAGATCCCGATGAGCATCACCGGAGGCCGCAAGAACGGCTATCGCGGTTTCGCCTCAAAGCAAAACTATTCTGCCGGAGACTGGCGAATCAGCGTGGAAACCACCGACGGCCGCGAAATCGGACGCATCTATTTCAAAGTAATTAAGCTTGAATCAAACAACCCGGAACGGGTCTTTTACAAAGACATCTACTAA
- a CDS encoding methyl-accepting chemotaxis protein has protein sequence MAISSWFKGIKGKLFVCALIPMAGFAALGWVAYKDINIMGSMLNDAYVNIIPNMKAMGEVEGSRARIGQYLWGALANKDVPKHRESYVSKAKTAIKEYKDAIAVYEAASFQPGEAEMYEPARKLNADYAQEVERLISALEKPDADFDKLREQMTEGTYLKHSTVIKKVAGEVVAMYEKLAGTNNILQKAETQKGLIMLAVIGGVSAFLVFGLLMFIGMALSRTVSNTVSRLSGAGHQVNEAITQLTLAGQGLSQSSTSAAASLEETVASLEEMTSMVKMNSDNAKQAASLSQSSRAAAEDGEREIKNLVESMHDISQSSKKIEEIINVIDDIAFQTNLLALNAAVEAARAGEQGKGFAVVAEAVRSLAQRSASAAKDITSLIKDSVEKIENGTHIADKSGDVLNNIVNSIKKVADLNNEISAASAEQTTGIQQINKAMNQLDQSSQSNAASSEEIAATSEEISSQSEQMQIMVRELSNFVTGSTEVEAKAEAPARMPSAKPAKKPEVKSAKVMKFTPPPKKAAPAPAAAVIPFDTDEDPRAKVGTTDGF, from the coding sequence ATGGCAATCAGTTCTTGGTTCAAAGGAATTAAAGGCAAGCTCTTTGTGTGCGCTCTGATCCCGATGGCGGGCTTTGCAGCTCTTGGTTGGGTGGCCTATAAAGATATTAATATCATGGGTTCGATGTTGAACGACGCCTATGTCAATATCATTCCGAACATGAAAGCGATGGGCGAGGTTGAAGGCAGCCGTGCGCGCATTGGTCAGTATCTGTGGGGTGCTTTGGCCAATAAAGATGTGCCGAAGCATCGCGAAAGTTATGTCAGCAAAGCCAAAACGGCCATCAAGGAATATAAAGACGCCATTGCAGTCTATGAGGCGGCCTCCTTCCAGCCAGGTGAAGCCGAAATGTATGAGCCGGCAAGAAAGTTGAATGCCGACTATGCGCAGGAAGTGGAGCGCCTGATCTCGGCACTGGAAAAGCCGGACGCGGACTTTGATAAGTTGCGCGAACAGATGACCGAAGGCACTTATCTGAAGCATTCCACTGTGATCAAAAAAGTCGCGGGCGAGGTTGTGGCAATGTATGAGAAGCTTGCCGGAACCAACAATATTCTGCAAAAAGCCGAGACTCAAAAGGGCTTGATCATGCTGGCGGTCATTGGTGGCGTGTCAGCGTTTTTGGTGTTTGGTCTTTTGATGTTTATCGGTATGGCTTTGAGCCGCACGGTGAGCAACACGGTTTCCCGTTTGTCCGGTGCCGGTCATCAGGTGAATGAAGCCATCACACAATTGACATTGGCGGGCCAGGGGTTGTCCCAGTCCTCCACGTCTGCAGCGGCTTCCTTGGAAGAAACAGTGGCTTCGTTGGAAGAAATGACTTCCATGGTGAAGATGAACTCTGACAACGCCAAACAAGCGGCGTCACTTTCCCAATCCTCCCGCGCGGCGGCCGAGGACGGTGAGCGCGAGATCAAAAATCTTGTGGAGTCCATGCACGATATTTCCCAGTCCTCCAAAAAGATCGAAGAGATCATCAACGTCATTGACGATATCGCCTTCCAGACGAACTTGCTGGCGCTGAATGCGGCCGTCGAGGCGGCACGTGCTGGCGAGCAGGGGAAAGGCTTTGCGGTTGTCGCGGAGGCGGTTCGTTCATTGGCACAAAGATCCGCGTCGGCGGCCAAGGATATCACTTCCTTGATCAAGGACTCGGTGGAAAAAATCGAAAATGGAACCCATATTGCCGACAAGTCCGGCGATGTTTTAAATAACATCGTGAACTCGATCAAAAAGGTGGCGGATCTGAATAACGAGATTTCCGCAGCCAGCGCCGAGCAGACAACGGGCATTCAGCAGATCAATAAGGCCATGAACCAGCTGGATCAAAGTTCTCAGTCCAATGCGGCTTCTTCTGAAGAGATCGCGGCGACGTCTGAAGAGATTTCCTCTCAGTCCGAGCAAATGCAGATCATGGTTCGTGAATTGAGCAACTTTGTGACCGGATCAACAGAGGTTGAGGCGAAGGCCGAAGCACCGGCGCGTATGCCATCTGCCAAGCCTGCAAAAAAACCTGAGGTAAAATCGGCGAAGGTGATGAAGTTCACACCGCCGCCGAAGAAGGCAGCGCCCGCACCGGCCGCAGCAGTCATTCCATTTGACACAGATGAAGATCCGCGCGCCAAAGTGGGCACCACCGACGGCTTCTAA
- a CDS encoding alpha/beta hydrolase, producing MGKKTLLVLVVLVAVLAGASWITMQITPWPKAMVIRWLFDEGAEEASAVLAKHLPTNISQRLDVSYDPFDKDAFVDFYFPTEAEAQGSLLPLIVWVHGGAWISGDKADVGNYARILASRGFVVASVGYSIAPEFQYPTPLRQILLALSFIDENASDYHADSTRVFLAGDSAGAQLVAQTANILTSPTYAEQMEMLPTLAKEKLKGLLLYCGAYDPTLVNFEGSFGGFLNTVFWSYFGTKDFLKDERMKEFSVLQNMTRDFPAMFVSAGNADPLLGQSRALAETATRLGVPVQTLFFAQDHAPGLGHEYQFNLDTAAGQEALQRSVEFMQNQLKKETSL from the coding sequence ATGGGAAAAAAGACTCTGCTGGTCCTGGTTGTCCTGGTTGCTGTGCTGGCTGGAGCCAGCTGGATCACCATGCAAATAACACCATGGCCGAAGGCCATGGTGATTCGCTGGCTCTTTGATGAAGGCGCCGAAGAGGCCTCTGCGGTGCTGGCCAAGCATCTTCCCACCAATATAAGTCAAAGACTTGATGTCTCTTATGATCCCTTCGACAAAGACGCCTTTGTGGATTTCTATTTTCCGACTGAAGCAGAAGCCCAGGGATCATTGCTGCCTTTGATCGTCTGGGTTCATGGGGGCGCCTGGATTTCGGGGGACAAGGCGGATGTTGGCAACTATGCCCGGATCCTGGCCTCGCGCGGATTTGTGGTGGCCTCTGTCGGATATTCAATAGCACCCGAGTTTCAATATCCCACACCTCTTCGCCAGATTCTACTGGCGCTTTCTTTTATTGACGAAAATGCCTCTGACTATCATGCCGACTCCACCCGGGTCTTTTTGGCCGGAGATTCTGCCGGCGCCCAATTGGTCGCACAAACGGCCAACATTCTGACATCTCCGACGTACGCCGAGCAAATGGAAATGCTGCCGACTTTGGCAAAAGAAAAACTGAAAGGTCTGCTGCTGTACTGTGGTGCCTATGATCCCACGCTGGTCAACTTTGAAGGTTCCTTTGGTGGATTTTTGAATACTGTGTTTTGGTCCTACTTCGGGACCAAGGACTTTCTCAAGGATGAACGGATGAAAGAGTTCTCGGTCCTGCAGAATATGACCCGGGATTTTCCGGCGATGTTTGTCTCTGCCGGAAATGCAGACCCGCTGCTGGGGCAATCCAGAGCCCTGGCTGAAACCGCCACCCGTTTGGGAGTTCCGGTGCAGACACTGTTCTTTGCGCAGGATCATGCCCCGGGTTTAGGTCATGAATATCAGTTCAATCTGGATACGGCGGCCGGTCAGGAAGCCTTGCAACGATCTGTTGAATTTATGCAAAACCAATTAAAAAAGGAGACGTCTTTATGA
- a CDS encoding linear amide C-N hydrolase: MKVLSVFLSLLLAVPAYPCTRILWDGKNQDVIVGRNMDWSEDTGSNMWLFPRGMERDGMASKNSAKWTSKYGSVILSMYDVGTADGVNEKGLTANLLYLSESHFGTRDEKVPGMSVSMWAQYFLDNFATVSEAVSSMEKSPIQVLMASVPTAHGVRQGTVHLALSDKTGDSVVMEYIDGKAKFYHGKEYRFMTNSPPFDQQLKSMKQYQGFGGSKKLPGTTEAADRFVRAAYYTQHLPDPKDYREAVAGVLSVLRNVSQPFGTPDPARPYISTTRWRTVADLTRGLYFYESTLSPYLVWVELPKLDFKKGTAVKKINLVKNYELIGDVTGKFKTTPVFQFLKPDDQGLLKAQN; this comes from the coding sequence ATGAAGGTGTTATCCGTTTTTTTAAGTCTGCTCTTGGCAGTTCCCGCCTATCCGTGCACCCGCATTTTGTGGGACGGGAAAAACCAGGATGTTATTGTGGGTCGTAATATGGATTGGTCCGAGGACACTGGCTCGAACATGTGGTTGTTCCCGCGGGGGATGGAGCGTGATGGGATGGCCTCCAAGAATTCTGCTAAGTGGACGTCCAAGTATGGCAGTGTGATTCTGTCGATGTACGATGTGGGGACTGCGGATGGGGTGAATGAAAAGGGACTGACGGCAAATTTGTTGTATCTGTCGGAAAGCCATTTCGGGACGCGGGATGAAAAGGTGCCGGGGATGTCAGTCAGTATGTGGGCGCAGTATTTTCTGGATAACTTTGCCACAGTGTCTGAAGCGGTTTCTTCAATGGAAAAGTCTCCCATCCAGGTTTTGATGGCCAGCGTGCCCACGGCCCACGGAGTGCGGCAGGGGACCGTGCATCTGGCCTTGTCAGACAAAACCGGGGACTCGGTCGTGATGGAGTATATCGATGGCAAAGCCAAATTCTATCACGGCAAAGAGTATCGTTTTATGACGAACTCGCCTCCCTTCGACCAGCAGCTGAAATCCATGAAGCAGTATCAGGGATTTGGCGGCAGTAAAAAACTTCCAGGGACCACCGAGGCGGCCGACCGATTTGTGCGTGCGGCTTACTACACCCAGCACCTGCCGGACCCCAAGGACTATCGGGAGGCGGTGGCGGGCGTCCTGAGTGTGTTGCGAAATGTATCGCAGCCTTTTGGCACACCCGATCCGGCTCGCCCTTATATTTCGACCACCCGCTGGCGGACCGTGGCGGATCTGACCCGGGGACTTTATTTTTATGAAAGTACTTTGAGTCCCTATCTTGTCTGGGTTGAGCTGCCAAAGCTTGACTTCAAAAAGGGCACAGCGGTGAAGAAGATCAATCTGGTCAAAAACTATGAGCTGATTGGCGACGTCACGGGCAAGTTCAAAACCACACCGGTTTTCCAATTCCTGAAGCCTGACGATCAGGGATTGTTGAAGGCGCAGAATTAA
- a CDS encoding acyl-CoA thioesterase has product MNLLFRLLHVLLFSRFRSRVGIMDECATPFRVWPTDLDVLRHMNNGIYLSLQDLARTDYMIRAQAAGAIASEGWYPVVASETIRFRRSLKVFQKFHLHTRLITWDDKYLYLEHKFTSRGDLIAIGMIRARFLSKKGGTVTPAELMKAVGENLTAPAMPEYLQSWINADQGQSKAAGV; this is encoded by the coding sequence ATGAATCTATTGTTTCGACTTTTGCATGTCCTGCTTTTTTCCCGCTTCCGTTCCCGAGTTGGAATCATGGATGAATGTGCGACGCCTTTTCGTGTATGGCCGACGGATCTGGATGTACTTCGTCACATGAACAATGGAATTTACCTTTCCCTGCAGGATCTGGCGCGTACAGACTATATGATCCGGGCCCAGGCCGCTGGGGCGATTGCCTCGGAAGGCTGGTATCCGGTGGTCGCTTCAGAAACCATCCGCTTTCGCAGATCACTGAAGGTCTTTCAGAAGTTCCATCTGCACACACGGCTGATCACCTGGGATGACAAATACCTTTACCTTGAGCACAAGTTCACCAGTCGCGGGGATTTGATTGCCATCGGCATGATTCGCGCGCGGTTTCTAAGCAAAAAAGGCGGAACGGTGACTCCGGCGGAGCTGATGAAGGCGGTGGGGGAAAACCTGACGGCGCCCGCTATGCCGGAATATCTGCAGTCCTGGATCAATGCGGATCAGGGACAATCCAAGGCCGCGGGAGTTTAG
- a CDS encoding nucleoside-specific channel-forming Tsx family protein → MIKAFMPLMLVAALLLPIPADAQGEAKSRNFQWLQFNLYKGFENKNPFDQQDDTYIEMEFGGRSGFLDFYGFFDVFDIFDSQDSDFHNGDNLFLKTFPRFSLNHITQKDLSWGPVQEWYLATLLIVGDRALFEQCIGLGVDFKTPWTGKLGANLMARYVRENYGAVNEHSWDGYFLAVNWLAPFYHFANDSFLSYQGYLDFVFAADEIGQEPGRTDSSVAWYNGFYWHQPDYSLGYGLKYYKDYAQFADGGIAGETTGFGHYVVLGYKF, encoded by the coding sequence ATGATCAAGGCTTTCATGCCACTGATGCTGGTAGCGGCGCTGCTGCTGCCAATTCCTGCCGATGCCCAGGGTGAAGCAAAATCCCGGAACTTTCAGTGGCTGCAATTCAATCTATACAAGGGCTTTGAAAATAAAAATCCTTTTGATCAGCAGGACGACACGTACATTGAAATGGAGTTCGGGGGACGCTCGGGTTTTTTGGACTTTTACGGATTCTTTGATGTGTTTGATATTTTTGACTCGCAAGACAGCGACTTTCACAACGGCGACAATCTGTTTTTAAAAACCTTCCCGCGCTTTTCCCTGAATCACATCACCCAAAAAGATCTTTCCTGGGGTCCGGTTCAGGAGTGGTATCTTGCGACCCTGCTGATTGTGGGGGACCGCGCCTTGTTCGAGCAATGCATCGGCCTCGGGGTGGATTTCAAAACCCCATGGACCGGAAAACTCGGTGCAAATCTGATGGCCCGCTATGTCCGGGAAAATTATGGGGCGGTCAACGAACACTCTTGGGATGGCTATTTTTTGGCGGTGAACTGGCTGGCCCCGTTCTATCACTTCGCCAATGACAGCTTCCTGTCTTATCAAGGTTATCTGGATTTCGTTTTTGCGGCTGATGAAATCGGTCAGGAACCAGGTCGCACCGACAGCTCCGTGGCCTGGTACAACGGCTTTTACTGGCATCAGCCGGACTATTCATTGGGCTACGGTTTGAAGTACTACAAGGACTATGCCCAGTTTGCTGACGGTGGCATCGCCGGAGAAACCACCGGCTTCGGGCACTACGTCGTTCTGGGATACAAATTCTGA